Sequence from the Longimicrobium sp. genome:
CAATGTAACGGAAGCGCCGGGAACGGCCCAACTCGCGCACACACTGTCCGGCGATTGGCGCAATGAGCACGCGAGCGCTCTATGACGATATTGCAGCAAAGACGTGCACGGATGGACCCGCGCGACGCTCGTGCGTCACGACAGACCCGCGAATCGGGTTGAGAAAACCATTGGACTCAAGTAGTTTACCCGCATGAAACCGAATGCGCTGGACCTTCTGGCAAGCGGCACCGTCCCGCTCTACCTTGCGCCTCAGGCGGGCGTCAGCGAGTCCCCCTTCCGCCGGCTCTGCCGCCGCTTCGGGGCGGACGTAGTCGTGTCCGAGTTCGTCTCCGCCGAGGGGATCCGGCGGCACGACCGGCGCACGCACGGCTACCTCCGCTTCAACGACGAAGAGCGCCCCATCGGCATCCAGATCTTCGGCGGCGACCCCGTGGCGATGGCGGAGGCCGCGGCGCTGGTGGAGGAAGTGTACGAGCCGGACTTCCTGGACATCAACTTCGGCTGCCCGGTCAAAAAGGTGGTTACCCGCAACGGCGGCTCCGGCTGCCTGCGCGACCTGGACCTGGTGCAGGCGATCATCCGCGCCGTGCGCGCCGCCATCTCCATCCCGACCACGGTCAAGATCCGCAGCGGGTGGAGCGAGGACACGCGCAACCCGGTGGAGATCGCGCTGCGCTGCCAGGACGCGGGAGCCATGGCGCTGACGCTGCACGCCCGCAGCCGCACCCAGATGTACAGCGGCACGGCCAATTGGGATGAGATCGCCGCCGTCAAGGCCGCGCTCGACATCCCCGTGATCGGCAACGGCGACGTGTGGACAGGCGAGGACGCGCGGCGCATGCACGACCACACGAAGTGCGACGGCATCATGATCGCGCGCGGCTCGCACGGGGCGCCGTGGCTCTTCGGGCAGGCGCGCGCGGCGCTGGAGGGCCGCCCCGTCCCCGCCGATCCGGACCCGGTGGAGCGCTTCGGCATCGTCATCGATCACGCGCGCCTGGCGATCGCGTGGGAGAGCGACGAGGAAAAGGCGATGGTGGAGTTCCGCAAGCACCTGGGGTGGTACACCAAGGGTCTGCCGAACGGGCGCCTCCTTCGCCAGGAGCTCTTCGCCGTCACGCGCATCGAGGAGGCGGAGCGGCTCCTGGAAGGCTACCTGCAGCAGACGCAGGAGGTCGCGGCGTGACGCCGGAGCGCCTGCGCGCGCTCCTGGACGAGGTCGCGCGAGGGGAGACGGCGCCGGAAATCGCGGAGCAGCGGCTGCGCTGGACGCCCGCCGAGGAGCTGGGCTTCGCCACGGTGGACCATCACCGCGCGCTTCGCCACGGCTTTCCGGAGGTGATCTTTGGGGCGGGGAAGACCCCCGACCAGCTCGCCGCCATCGCGGAG
This genomic interval carries:
- the dusB gene encoding tRNA dihydrouridine synthase DusB — protein: MKPNALDLLASGTVPLYLAPQAGVSESPFRRLCRRFGADVVVSEFVSAEGIRRHDRRTHGYLRFNDEERPIGIQIFGGDPVAMAEAAALVEEVYEPDFLDINFGCPVKKVVTRNGGSGCLRDLDLVQAIIRAVRAAISIPTTVKIRSGWSEDTRNPVEIALRCQDAGAMALTLHARSRTQMYSGTANWDEIAAVKAALDIPVIGNGDVWTGEDARRMHDHTKCDGIMIARGSHGAPWLFGQARAALEGRPVPADPDPVERFGIVIDHARLAIAWESDEEKAMVEFRKHLGWYTKGLPNGRLLRQELFAVTRIEEAERLLEGYLQQTQEVAA